From the Oleiharenicola lentus genome, one window contains:
- a CDS encoding ABC transporter ATP-binding protein, translating to MEEATPIVKFTAVRKRYGAGPLVLDGLDLAVAAGDFVSLIGPSGCGKSTVLKLVSGLNPVSEGGLAVLGTRPKQARDRQAFIFQDATLLPWLTAQANAELPLRLRGVAAAERHTRAAEALARVGLEKNRDYYPRQLSGGMKMRVSIARAMTLSPELLLLDEPFGALDEMTRNRLNEELLQLRERQKFTALFVTHSVSEAVFLSNRIVVMAAHPGRIHAEVAVDFPYPRDQALREQPEFQAKVTEVSRLLHQVEEAP from the coding sequence ATGGAGGAGGCCACGCCCATCGTCAAATTCACAGCGGTGCGGAAGCGCTACGGCGCCGGACCGCTGGTGTTGGACGGTCTCGACCTCGCGGTGGCCGCGGGTGATTTTGTCTCGCTGATCGGCCCCAGCGGGTGTGGCAAGTCCACCGTGCTCAAGCTGGTCTCCGGTCTCAATCCGGTGAGCGAGGGCGGCTTGGCGGTGCTCGGCACCCGCCCCAAACAGGCGCGCGACCGGCAGGCGTTCATCTTCCAGGACGCGACGCTGCTGCCGTGGCTCACGGCACAGGCCAACGCGGAGCTGCCGTTGCGGTTGCGCGGTGTCGCAGCGGCGGAACGGCACACCCGCGCGGCCGAGGCGCTCGCCCGGGTGGGGCTGGAAAAGAACCGCGACTACTACCCGCGGCAGCTTTCCGGCGGCATGAAGATGCGCGTGTCCATCGCGCGGGCCATGACGCTCTCGCCGGAGCTGCTGCTGCTCGACGAACCGTTCGGTGCGCTCGACGAGATGACCCGCAACCGGCTCAACGAAGAGCTGCTCCAGCTGCGCGAGCGGCAGAAATTCACGGCGCTGTTCGTGACGCACTCCGTGAGTGAGGCGGTGTTCCTGTCCAACCGCATCGTCGTGATGGCCGCGCATCCCGGTCGCATCCACGCCGAGGTGGCGGTGGATTTCCCGTATCCGCGCGACCAGGCGCTGCGGGAGCAACCGGAGTTTCAGGCCAAGGTGACGGAAGTGTCGCGCCTGCTGCACCAGGTGGAGGAGGCGCCGTGA
- a CDS encoding amidase: MDTNASKTPDPLPLAAWQNLSPDAAAREVHARVAALPDHLRRAAVAWLKPEPDLAHEFSTGGSVSAPTATDTAARPRPLRGIPYLLKDLFDLAGVPTRAGSTFLDQVRPAPKTDSRIVQRLGELGAVCAGKTHLVEFASGLTGENPHYGDCPHPRFPNRLSGGSSSGSAALVAAGVAPLSIGTDTGGSVRVPAAWCGLHGFRLSPGDEFIRDAFPLAPTLDTAGWFTASAGDMLAVWQAWTGSRVGAKATTGSSTLSSRPAGTQARLPDTPPRGCYLNARKLVPGMDPAVATACDYAAASLSAHADPVAEAALSLSWNHAVESYITIGMSEAHAVHRHWLAPYREHYDPVIWKRFTDAGHFPAADIARARERLAEVRSVFRDFFRAYDYLVLPAVPCVAPTKTEANLELRRNILTLTAPASLAGLPVLTIPVPLNSGLTAGLQIILPSADSPAVPWLLSR, from the coding sequence ATGGATACAAACGCGTCCAAAACGCCAGACCCATTGCCGCTGGCGGCGTGGCAAAACCTGTCACCGGACGCCGCCGCCCGCGAAGTCCACGCCCGCGTCGCCGCCCTGCCCGATCATCTCCGCCGCGCCGCCGTCGCCTGGCTGAAACCGGAGCCTGACCTGGCGCACGAGTTTTCTACCGGAGGGTCGGTCTCCGCACCAACCGCGACCGACACGGCGGCCCGCCCTCGTCCCCTCCGCGGCATCCCCTATCTCCTGAAGGATCTCTTCGACCTCGCCGGTGTGCCCACGCGCGCGGGTTCCACGTTTCTCGACCAAGTGCGCCCCGCGCCAAAGACCGACAGTCGCATCGTCCAACGCCTCGGCGAACTCGGCGCGGTCTGCGCGGGCAAAACCCATCTCGTGGAATTCGCCTCCGGCCTGACCGGCGAAAATCCACACTACGGTGACTGCCCGCATCCGCGTTTCCCCAACCGGTTGTCCGGCGGCTCCAGCAGCGGCTCGGCCGCGCTCGTCGCCGCAGGCGTGGCGCCGCTCTCCATCGGCACCGACACCGGCGGCTCGGTCCGCGTGCCGGCGGCGTGGTGCGGTTTGCACGGTTTCCGCCTTTCGCCCGGCGACGAATTCATCCGCGACGCCTTCCCGCTCGCGCCCACGCTGGACACCGCCGGCTGGTTCACCGCCAGTGCGGGCGACATGCTGGCGGTATGGCAGGCTTGGACCGGTAGCCGCGTGGGCGCGAAAGCGACAACGGGGTCGTCCACGCTTTCATCCCGCCCAGCCGGGACTCAAGCGCGGCTACCGGATACCCCTCCGAGGGGCTGCTACCTCAACGCCCGCAAACTCGTGCCCGGCATGGACCCCGCCGTCGCCACCGCCTGCGATTACGCCGCCGCCAGCCTGAGCGCGCATGCCGACCCGGTCGCCGAGGCCGCGCTCAGCCTTTCGTGGAACCACGCGGTCGAGTCCTACATCACCATCGGCATGAGCGAGGCCCACGCCGTGCACCGCCACTGGCTCGCGCCCTACCGGGAACACTACGACCCCGTCATCTGGAAACGCTTCACCGACGCAGGCCATTTCCCCGCCGCCGACATCGCCCGTGCCCGTGAGCGGCTCGCGGAGGTGCGATCCGTCTTCCGCGATTTCTTCCGCGCCTACGACTACCTCGTGTTGCCCGCCGTGCCTTGCGTCGCACCCACCAAGACCGAGGCGAACCTCGAGCTGCGCCGCAACATCCTCACGCTCACCGCCCCCGCCAGCCTCGCCGGCCTGCCCGTGCTCACGATCCCCGTGCCGCTCAATTCCGGACTGACCGCCGGCCTGCAGATTATCCTACCGTCCGCCGACAGCCCGGCCGTGCCATGGCTGCTGAGCCGGTAG
- a CDS encoding ABC transporter permease: protein MKKLPTLWLWLLPVISGAVFVAVWYAVRHFSGLQSWILPTPGEILEAAWNERGRLLPAVGKTSVGALAGFLLAAVSSFAIALLLGGARALRAGLYPWLLVLQMTPVIVLTPIIVLWAGPGTPGIITITWLISFFPVVVNTTQGLISADLNHVALFRMANATRWQDLIHLRVPGAMPYYLTGLRIAATLAPIGAIFGEYMVGNTSGGSGGLGYLVYSYNSQIKIPALFATALTSCLLGFLFVAAISLLNWAVLHKWHDSFDRDDH from the coding sequence ATGAAAAAACTCCCCACCTTGTGGCTCTGGCTCCTGCCCGTGATCAGCGGCGCTGTCTTCGTCGCCGTCTGGTATGCGGTCCGGCACTTCAGCGGCCTGCAAAGTTGGATCCTGCCCACGCCCGGCGAGATTCTTGAGGCGGCGTGGAATGAACGCGGGCGGCTCCTGCCGGCCGTGGGCAAGACTTCGGTCGGGGCGCTCGCGGGCTTCCTGCTGGCGGCGGTCTCCAGTTTCGCTATCGCGCTGCTGTTGGGCGGAGCGCGGGCCTTGCGCGCCGGGCTGTATCCGTGGCTGCTGGTGCTGCAGATGACGCCGGTCATCGTCCTTACGCCGATCATCGTGCTCTGGGCCGGACCGGGCACGCCCGGCATCATCACCATCACTTGGCTGATCAGTTTCTTTCCCGTGGTCGTGAACACGACGCAGGGGCTGATCTCCGCCGACCTCAACCATGTGGCGCTGTTCCGCATGGCCAATGCGACCCGCTGGCAGGACCTCATCCATCTGCGCGTGCCGGGGGCGATGCCGTATTACCTCACCGGCCTGCGCATCGCCGCCACGCTTGCGCCCATTGGCGCGATCTTCGGCGAATACATGGTCGGCAACACGTCGGGCGGCTCGGGCGGGCTGGGGTATCTTGTCTATAGCTACAATTCCCAGATCAAGATCCCCGCGCTCTTCGCCACCGCGCTGACAAGCTGCCTGCTGGGATTCCTGTTCGTGGCCGCCATTTCGCTGCTCAACTGGGCCGTGCTCCACAAGTGGCACGACTCCTTCGACCGCGACGACCACTGA
- a CDS encoding ABC transporter substrate-binding protein, whose translation MKPSIPRLLLVLPVVIFLAGCGKQEPVAPLHTENELVKIRFQTDWFPQPEHGGYYQALAKGYYAEEGLDVEILPGGPNAQMKQLVALGEADLGMTNGDDVIVAIARGLPIQMVAAEMQRDPQGILFHNSHPLRNLEGLQGRTLMAGSVSTWLDVVRKKLGVEFNQMPLVGDLARFMNDPTLLQQCFVTNEPFFARQRGAEVGALLIANDTYEPYRVIFAGRLFLAENPVAVEKFVRASLRGWVDYLSGDPTPGNQAIAKLRNDLSPEFMAYSIKAMNDYKLVLGDPAKGEFAGLLTAARLQKQITLLQELGLLDKPVTVEDVATFEFIPHSANP comes from the coding sequence ATGAAGCCTTCCATTCCACGCCTCTTGCTCGTTCTACCGGTGGTCATCTTCCTGGCCGGTTGCGGCAAGCAGGAGCCGGTCGCGCCGCTCCACACCGAAAACGAACTGGTGAAGATCCGGTTCCAGACCGACTGGTTTCCGCAGCCGGAGCACGGCGGCTACTACCAGGCGCTGGCCAAGGGCTACTACGCCGAGGAAGGCCTCGACGTGGAGATCCTGCCGGGCGGGCCCAACGCGCAGATGAAGCAGCTCGTCGCGCTGGGCGAGGCGGATCTCGGCATGACCAACGGCGACGACGTGATCGTGGCCATCGCGCGCGGCCTGCCGATCCAGATGGTCGCCGCCGAGATGCAGCGCGATCCGCAGGGCATCCTCTTCCACAATTCTCACCCGCTCCGCAACCTCGAGGGCCTGCAGGGCCGCACGCTCATGGCCGGCTCGGTCTCCACCTGGCTCGATGTCGTGCGGAAGAAGCTCGGGGTGGAGTTCAACCAGATGCCGCTGGTCGGCGACCTCGCGCGGTTCATGAACGACCCGACGCTGCTCCAGCAGTGCTTCGTGACCAACGAGCCCTTCTTCGCCCGCCAGCGCGGCGCCGAGGTCGGCGCGCTGCTCATCGCCAACGACACCTACGAGCCCTACCGCGTGATTTTCGCCGGCCGGCTCTTCCTCGCCGAGAACCCGGTCGCGGTGGAGAAGTTCGTGCGCGCCAGCCTGCGCGGTTGGGTGGACTACCTGAGCGGCGACCCGACCCCCGGCAACCAGGCCATCGCCAAGCTCCGCAACGACCTCTCGCCCGAGTTCATGGCTTACAGCATCAAGGCGATGAACGACTACAAGCTGGTGCTCGGCGACCCGGCCAAGGGCGAGTTCGCCGGCCTGCTCACCGCCGCGCGCCTCCAGAAGCAGATCACCCTCCTGCAGGAGCTCGGCCTCCTCGACAAACCCGTGACCGTCGAGGACGTCGCGACCTTCGAATTTATCCCGCACTCCGCCAATCCGTGA
- a CDS encoding 8-oxoguanine deaminase, giving the protein MPTLLIKNIHTLVTMDANRAEIRDGALFVRDHVIEQVGRTADLPLTADEVLDLRGRHVVLPGLVNTHHHFYQVLTRVVPAAQDGDLFQWLKTLYPIWSRLTAEGVYVSAQMAAAELMLSGCTTSSDHLYLFPNDCRLDDEIRALRDIGMRFHACRGSMSVGESEGGLPPDALVEKEAAVLRDSERLIRQYHDPARHAMLRVALAPCSPFSVSRDLMRESAALARSHRCVRLHTHLAENASDVTYSREKFGLTPGDYAESVGWVGNDVWHAHCVQLDDAAIAKFGRTGTGVAHCPCSNMRLASGIAPVRKMLNAGVPVGLGVDGSASNDSGNLLHETRAACLLARVGAQDASVMTARQALELATLGGARVLGRDDIGCLAPGMAADFIAVNLDRPAFAGAQTDPVAALVFCDSGAVDYSFIHGRRVVDQGRLVTVDLPVLVEHTNRLSAKLVAG; this is encoded by the coding sequence ATGCCCACGCTGCTGATCAAAAACATCCACACGCTGGTCACAATGGACGCCAACCGGGCGGAAATCCGTGACGGCGCGCTGTTCGTGCGCGACCACGTGATCGAGCAGGTCGGGCGCACGGCGGACCTGCCTTTGACGGCGGACGAGGTGCTGGACCTGCGCGGGCGGCACGTCGTGCTGCCGGGACTGGTCAACACGCACCACCATTTCTACCAGGTGCTGACGCGCGTCGTGCCCGCGGCGCAGGACGGCGATCTGTTCCAGTGGCTGAAGACGCTTTACCCGATCTGGTCGCGGCTCACCGCGGAGGGCGTCTATGTGAGCGCGCAGATGGCGGCGGCCGAGCTGATGCTCTCGGGCTGCACCACGTCGAGCGATCACCTCTATCTGTTTCCCAACGATTGCAGGCTCGACGACGAGATCCGCGCGCTGCGCGACATCGGGATGCGCTTCCATGCCTGCCGCGGCAGCATGAGCGTGGGTGAGAGCGAGGGCGGCCTGCCGCCGGATGCGCTCGTGGAGAAGGAGGCGGCCGTCCTACGCGACAGCGAGCGGCTGATCCGCCAATACCACGACCCGGCCAGGCACGCCATGCTGCGCGTGGCCCTGGCGCCGTGCTCGCCGTTCTCGGTGTCGCGTGACCTGATGCGCGAGTCGGCCGCGCTGGCGCGGTCGCACCGGTGCGTGCGCCTGCACACGCACCTGGCCGAGAATGCCTCCGATGTGACCTACAGCCGCGAGAAGTTCGGCCTCACGCCCGGCGACTACGCCGAGTCGGTGGGCTGGGTGGGGAACGACGTCTGGCACGCGCATTGCGTGCAACTCGACGACGCGGCCATCGCGAAGTTCGGCCGCACCGGTACGGGCGTGGCGCATTGTCCGTGCAGCAACATGCGGCTTGCGAGCGGCATCGCGCCCGTGCGCAAGATGCTCAACGCCGGCGTGCCGGTCGGCCTCGGCGTGGACGGCTCGGCCTCGAACGATTCCGGCAACCTCCTGCACGAGACCCGCGCCGCCTGCCTGCTGGCGCGCGTGGGGGCGCAGGACGCGTCGGTCATGACCGCCCGGCAGGCACTGGAACTCGCCACGCTGGGCGGCGCGCGGGTCCTCGGTCGCGATGACATCGGTTGCCTCGCGCCCGGCATGGCCGCCGACTTCATCGCGGTGAATCTCGACCGCCCGGCCTTCGCGGGCGCGCAGACCGACCCGGTGGCCGCTCTGGTCTTCTGCGACAGCGGCGCCGTGGACTACAGCTTCATCCACGGCCGCCGCGTCGTGGACCAGGGCCGGCTCGTGACCGTGGATTTGCCCGTGCTCGTCGAGCACACCAACCGCCTGTCGGCGAAGCTGGTGGCGGGCTGA
- a CDS encoding SAM hydrolase/SAM-dependent halogenase family protein, whose product MKSLRLLFALSLLCSTATFASAQHALVIQTDFGTKDGAVAAMKGIAFGVSPKLPIFDLSQDNTPYDIWEGAYRLKQTAAFWPEGTVFISVIDPGVGTERASVVLKTKSGHYFVGPDNGTWTLVAEELGVAAVRRIDEKTNRRAGSEKSYTFHGRDIYAFVGARLAAGVITYEQVGPLLEPKVISLPYQKPARDGAALVGTIPLIDFHYGNVWSNIPDTLFEGLSPAPQFGDKFTVIIFHDGREKYRGVIPYVRTFGDVKEGEPLLYLNSLLNVAFALNMGSFSEKHGLASGGDWTVRIERVK is encoded by the coding sequence ATGAAATCGCTACGTCTCCTGTTTGCGCTGTCACTCCTTTGTTCGACCGCCACCTTCGCCTCCGCCCAGCACGCGCTCGTCATCCAGACCGACTTCGGCACCAAGGACGGCGCCGTTGCCGCCATGAAGGGCATCGCCTTCGGCGTGTCGCCGAAGCTGCCGATCTTCGACCTCAGCCAAGACAACACCCCCTACGACATCTGGGAGGGCGCCTACCGCCTGAAGCAGACCGCCGCGTTCTGGCCGGAGGGCACGGTCTTCATTTCCGTGATCGATCCCGGCGTCGGCACCGAGCGCGCGTCGGTTGTGCTTAAAACCAAGAGCGGCCACTACTTCGTCGGTCCCGACAACGGCACCTGGACGCTCGTGGCCGAGGAACTGGGCGTCGCGGCCGTCCGCCGCATCGACGAGAAGACCAATCGCCGTGCCGGCTCGGAGAAAAGCTACACTTTCCACGGCCGCGATATCTACGCCTTCGTCGGTGCCCGCCTCGCCGCGGGCGTCATCACCTATGAGCAGGTCGGCCCGCTCCTGGAGCCCAAGGTGATCAGTCTGCCCTACCAAAAGCCTGCGCGCGACGGCGCGGCGCTCGTCGGCACGATCCCGCTGATCGATTTTCACTACGGCAACGTCTGGTCGAACATTCCCGACACGCTCTTCGAGGGACTCAGCCCCGCGCCCCAGTTTGGCGACAAGTTCACCGTGATCATCTTCCACGACGGCCGGGAGAAGTATCGCGGCGTCATCCCCTACGTGCGCACCTTTGGCGACGTCAAGGAAGGCGAGCCGCTGCTCTACCTGAACAGCCTGCTCAATGTCGCCTTCGCCCTCAACATGGGCAGCTTCTCCGAAAAACACGGCCTGGCCTCCGGCGGCGACTGGACGGTGCGGATCGAGCGGGTGAAGTGA
- a CDS encoding amidohydrolase family protein: MDLIDAHVHLYPIAVNRDPVGWATEHGEAHWAQLCTRKRKDGAPVQAFPTMAQLLFDLNAAGIRRAVLMGWYWERHATCVEHNRFYASCLQAYPTRFAAFATVHPDAGQKALDEIRRAKDAGFCGIGELSPHSQHVPLDEPVWHRILELAAELDMPVNLHVTDPASRPYPGRVDTPLADFIAMAKDFPKTNFILAHWGGGLAWAEAAAGLRNVWFDTAASPLLYGPEVWKKGPIGRVLFGSDYPLMLYPKTGAGHGFADLLAEAKAAGADDSIFRVNAATLLGIE, from the coding sequence GTGGACCTGATCGACGCGCACGTGCACCTTTACCCGATTGCGGTGAACCGCGACCCGGTGGGCTGGGCGACCGAACATGGCGAGGCGCACTGGGCGCAGCTCTGCACCCGCAAGCGCAAGGACGGCGCGCCCGTGCAGGCGTTTCCCACCATGGCGCAGCTCCTTTTCGACCTGAACGCCGCCGGCATCCGCCGGGCGGTGTTGATGGGCTGGTATTGGGAACGCCATGCGACCTGCGTGGAGCACAACCGGTTCTACGCCTCCTGCCTGCAGGCGTATCCGACGCGCTTCGCGGCCTTTGCGACCGTGCATCCCGATGCCGGACAAAAGGCGCTCGACGAAATCCGTCGGGCGAAGGACGCCGGGTTCTGCGGCATCGGCGAACTGTCGCCGCACTCACAACACGTGCCGTTGGACGAGCCCGTCTGGCACCGCATCCTTGAGCTGGCCGCCGAGCTGGACATGCCCGTGAACCTGCACGTGACCGATCCCGCCTCGCGGCCTTATCCCGGCCGCGTGGACACGCCGCTCGCAGACTTCATCGCGATGGCGAAGGATTTTCCGAAGACGAATTTCATCCTCGCACACTGGGGCGGGGGACTGGCGTGGGCCGAGGCCGCCGCCGGCCTGCGCAACGTGTGGTTCGACACCGCCGCCTCGCCGCTGCTCTACGGCCCGGAGGTCTGGAAGAAGGGTCCGATCGGCCGCGTGCTGTTCGGCTCGGATTATCCGCTGATGCTTTACCCGAAGACCGGCGCCGGGCACGGCTTCGCCGACCTGCTCGCCGAAGCGAAGGCCGCGGGCGCCGACGACTCCATCTTTCGCGTCAACGCGGCGACGCTGCTCGGCATCGAGTAG
- a CDS encoding RidA family protein: MSIEAKLAELGLTLPNPPAVAGSYVPYVRTGNLLYVAGQISALNGVMTHVGQVGKEQTVEAAYESAKVCALNTLAVIKAATGSLDSIKQIVLVTGFVNAVSGFADSPAVINGASDLFGKVLGDAGKHARAAVAAAGLPKGSTVEIQVIVELKA; encoded by the coding sequence ATGAGCATCGAAGCCAAACTCGCCGAACTCGGCCTCACACTTCCCAATCCGCCCGCCGTCGCCGGCAGCTACGTGCCCTACGTGCGCACGGGCAACCTCCTTTACGTCGCCGGGCAGATCAGTGCCCTCAATGGCGTGATGACCCACGTCGGCCAGGTGGGCAAGGAGCAGACCGTCGAAGCGGCCTACGAGTCCGCCAAGGTCTGCGCGCTCAACACGCTCGCCGTCATCAAGGCCGCCACCGGCAGCCTCGACAGCATCAAGCAGATCGTGCTCGTCACCGGCTTCGTGAATGCGGTGAGCGGCTTCGCCGACAGCCCGGCCGTGATCAACGGCGCCTCGGACCTCTTTGGCAAAGTGTTAGGTGACGCCGGCAAACACGCCCGCGCCGCCGTCGCCGCCGCCGGCCTGCCCAAGGGCTCCACGGTGGAGATTCAGGTGATTGTGGAGCTGAAGGCCTGA
- a CDS encoding uracil-xanthine permease family protein, with translation MEVLPPPTTPDKSATIIYGLEDRIPLGPSVLVGVQHVSAMVVGTVTPPLILAGALKFSQADTAYLVSIALLASAFGTWLQCRRRGPVGSGLLSVTGTSFAFLQPLSAAGQAGGLALMLGISCVTAPMLIVLAPFIARLKRVFTPLVSGVVVLLIGASLIPTAFYGLAAPVAPGAPPWLGLVVGLVVIAVIVVAQATGRSWARIAGAALGVVAGCLVVGLVGGLKAPEPGAGWFTMPRLFPHGFAFEWKFVPPFLFITLVSMLEAIGDITATSQLSGLPAKGPDHWKRLSGGVLADGITSTVSALFGGFPSATYAQNNGVIQITGVASRRVGYVMAVILAVLGLVPLVGRWITVMPPAVLGGLALMMFGLVAVAGVRLLLTVGLGQREGVIVALSLGMGLGLPTQPALLASLPGWLHGLLESGISAGGLTALVLTLLWPGKDEPTESS, from the coding sequence ATGGAAGTCCTGCCCCCGCCGACCACCCCGGACAAAAGCGCCACGATCATCTACGGCTTGGAGGACCGCATCCCGCTCGGGCCTTCGGTGCTCGTGGGGGTCCAGCACGTCTCGGCCATGGTGGTCGGCACGGTCACCCCGCCGCTGATCCTCGCCGGGGCACTAAAGTTTTCGCAGGCGGACACCGCCTATCTGGTCAGCATCGCGCTGCTGGCCTCGGCGTTCGGCACTTGGCTGCAATGCCGGCGACGTGGCCCCGTGGGCTCGGGTTTGCTGAGTGTCACGGGCACGAGCTTTGCCTTTCTCCAGCCTCTGAGCGCTGCCGGACAGGCCGGCGGGCTCGCGCTGATGCTGGGAATCTCGTGCGTGACCGCGCCTATGTTGATCGTGCTCGCGCCCTTCATTGCCCGGCTCAAGCGGGTCTTCACGCCGCTGGTCTCGGGCGTGGTGGTGTTGCTCATCGGAGCCTCGCTGATCCCGACGGCGTTCTACGGCCTCGCGGCCCCGGTGGCTCCCGGGGCGCCGCCGTGGCTTGGATTGGTCGTGGGCCTGGTGGTCATCGCGGTCATCGTGGTTGCGCAGGCGACCGGCCGGTCATGGGCGCGCATCGCCGGGGCTGCACTGGGGGTGGTGGCAGGTTGTCTGGTGGTCGGTCTCGTCGGCGGACTGAAGGCGCCGGAGCCGGGTGCGGGCTGGTTCACGATGCCGAGGCTTTTCCCGCACGGCTTCGCCTTCGAGTGGAAGTTCGTGCCACCGTTTTTGTTCATCACCCTCGTCTCAATGCTGGAGGCGATCGGCGACATCACCGCGACCTCGCAGCTTTCGGGCCTGCCGGCGAAGGGGCCGGATCACTGGAAGCGCCTTTCCGGCGGTGTCCTCGCCGACGGCATCACGAGCACGGTGTCGGCGCTCTTCGGCGGCTTTCCCAGCGCGACCTACGCGCAGAACAACGGCGTCATCCAGATCACCGGCGTGGCCAGCCGGCGCGTGGGCTACGTGATGGCGGTCATCCTCGCCGTGCTCGGGCTGGTGCCGCTGGTCGGCCGCTGGATCACGGTCATGCCGCCGGCTGTGCTCGGCGGGTTGGCGCTGATGATGTTCGGCCTCGTCGCCGTCGCCGGCGTGCGACTGCTGCTGACCGTCGGGCTCGGCCAGCGCGAGGGAGTGATCGTGGCGCTGTCGCTCGGCATGGGCCTCGGTCTGCCGACGCAACCGGCGCTGCTGGCCAGCCTGCCGGGTTGGTTGCACGGCTTGTTGGAATCGGGCATCTCGGCCGGCGGATTGACCGCGCTGGTCCTGACGCTGCTCTGGCCCGGCAAGGATGAACCAACAGAAAGCAGCTAA